A window of the Streptomyces formicae genome harbors these coding sequences:
- a CDS encoding prevent-host-death protein, with protein MTAQPEITQRDLRTRSKEIMDAVQGGQAFTVTRDGHQIGELVPLRRRRRFVPRSEFAAMSRTAPDISLDAFRADQEATAEQELDDPYAR; from the coding sequence ATGACAGCTCAGCCCGAGATCACCCAGCGCGACCTCCGCACCAGGTCCAAGGAGATCATGGACGCCGTCCAGGGTGGCCAGGCATTCACCGTGACCCGGGACGGCCACCAGATCGGCGAGCTCGTTCCCCTGCGCAGACGCAGGCGCTTCGTCCCGCGCAGCGAATTCGCGGCCATGTCGCGCACAGCCCCCGACATCTCGCTGGACGCCTTCCGCGCCGACCAGGAGGCCACAGCCGAGCAGGAGCTGGACGACCCGTATGCCCGTTGA
- a CDS encoding TIGR03619 family F420-dependent LLM class oxidoreductase, with translation MRISTTIFLTDETIAPVRLARELEERGFAGLYLPEHTHIPVERTTPYPAGGDLPREYGRTLDPFVALAQAAAVTTRLGLGTGITLVTQHDPIALAKQIATLDFVSGGRFTLGVGFGWNREEAADHGVDWPARRDLARDRMHVMRALWAPEPTPYKGDFTSVRPSHAHPKPFTGAAPRTLVGGAAGPVLFSHVADYADGWLPIGGRGLTESLPVLRAAWEGAGRDPKSLQVVPYAVLPSPGKLGHYAELGVEEVVLQLPPAGEDEVLRVLDEYGRYL, from the coding sequence ATGCGGATCTCGACGACGATCTTCCTGACGGACGAGACGATCGCGCCGGTGCGGCTGGCGCGCGAACTGGAGGAGCGCGGCTTCGCCGGGCTGTACCTCCCCGAGCACACCCACATCCCGGTGGAGCGCACGACTCCGTACCCGGCGGGCGGCGACCTGCCGCGCGAGTACGGGCGCACCCTGGACCCCTTCGTCGCCCTCGCCCAGGCGGCGGCCGTGACCACCCGCCTCGGCCTGGGCACCGGCATCACCCTCGTCACCCAGCACGACCCCATCGCCCTCGCCAAGCAGATCGCCACCCTGGACTTCGTCAGCGGCGGCCGGTTCACCCTCGGCGTCGGCTTCGGCTGGAACCGCGAGGAGGCCGCGGACCACGGCGTCGACTGGCCGGCCCGTCGCGACCTCGCCCGCGACCGGATGCACGTGATGCGCGCCCTGTGGGCCCCCGAACCGACCCCCTACAAGGGCGACTTCACCTCCGTACGCCCCTCCCACGCCCACCCGAAGCCCTTCACCGGCGCGGCCCCCCGCACCCTGGTGGGCGGAGCCGCAGGACCCGTCCTCTTCTCCCACGTCGCCGACTACGCCGACGGCTGGCTCCCGATCGGCGGCCGCGGCCTGACGGAGTCCCTGCCGGTGCTGCGCGCCGCGTGGGAGGGCGCCGGCCGCGACCCGAAGTCGCTCCAGGTCGTCCCGTACGCGGTCCTGCCGTCACCGGGGAAGCTGGGGCACTACGCCGAACTGGGCGTGGAGGAAGTGGTGCTGCAACTGCCGCCGGCGGGGGAGGACGAGGTGCTGCGGGTGCTGGACGAGTACGGGCGGTACCTGTGA
- a CDS encoding type II toxin-antitoxin system VapC family toxin, translating into MPVEHEQGLLDTNIMILRRWIDPGELPAEMAVSAITLAELSAGPHEVRGNVEQDDYDEHAERARRMDVLQRAENEFDPIPFDAEAARIYGRVCAAVISAGRKPRRRVADLMIAAIAIAEELPLFTTNPDDFKGLDDLLTVVPVTRPKVLHDR; encoded by the coding sequence ATGCCCGTTGAGCACGAGCAGGGCCTGCTCGACACCAACATCATGATCCTGCGCAGGTGGATCGACCCCGGGGAACTTCCCGCCGAGATGGCCGTCAGCGCCATCACGCTGGCCGAACTTTCCGCGGGTCCGCACGAAGTGCGCGGCAATGTCGAACAGGACGACTACGACGAACACGCCGAGAGGGCCCGGCGCATGGATGTACTCCAGCGCGCTGAGAACGAGTTCGACCCCATTCCTTTCGATGCGGAGGCCGCCCGGATCTACGGCAGAGTCTGCGCCGCCGTGATCAGCGCCGGCCGCAAGCCGAGGCGCCGGGTGGCCGACCTGATGATTGCCGCGATCGCCATCGCCGAGGAGCTTCCCCTCTTCACCACCAACCCGGATGACTTCAAAGGGCTGGACGACTTGCTCACCGTCGTCCCTGTGACCCGGCCGAAGGTGCTTCACGACCGTTAG
- a CDS encoding helix-turn-helix transcriptional regulator, which translates to MSSRRRRLAERRKACGLNQEGFAEAVGVDRSTVQRWESGKNDPQPWQRPRIAKVLAITSVELDALLVPDAFPKPPICERRTRD; encoded by the coding sequence ATGAGCAGTCGGCGACGGAGGTTGGCAGAGCGCCGGAAAGCATGCGGGCTCAACCAAGAGGGATTCGCGGAAGCGGTAGGCGTTGACCGCTCGACCGTCCAGCGCTGGGAAAGCGGCAAGAACGACCCTCAACCGTGGCAGCGTCCGAGAATCGCAAAGGTACTGGCGATCACATCGGTAGAACTAGACGCGCTGCTTGTGCCCGATGCCTTCCCGAAGCCTCCGATTTGCGAGAGGCGTACCAGGGACTAA
- a CDS encoding IS701 family transposase, with amino-acid sequence MGGELAEARVWAGELRALHERFVHRFARSEPRESALAYMRGLISPLERKNGWTLAEEAGHAGPDRIHRLLNRIDWDADEVLGDVRGYVVEHLGDPEAVLIVDDTGFLKKGVRSAGVQRQYSGTAGRTENSQIGVFLAYAGRRGRTLIDRRLYLPASWTDDRDRCRAAGIADDVAFETKVVTAKAMVRKAIADKVPFRWVTADAAYGFSKGWRSELERADVFHVMATTRHDTVVTRWAIDHPVHDLFPGLSRQKWKRRSCGNGAHGPRVYDWARVEVRPWHREDRRHWVIARRSVSRPQEISYYIAYCPAETTLDELIHVAGSRWAVEECFQSAKQECGLDDYQVRRYDGWHRHMTLAMAAHACLTVLKARSSDIGKAETDPPSSYPSPSPKSDG; translated from the coding sequence ATGGGTGGGGAACTTGCTGAGGCCCGGGTGTGGGCTGGTGAGCTGAGGGCTTTGCATGAGCGGTTCGTGCATCGTTTTGCCAGGTCGGAGCCGCGTGAGTCGGCGCTTGCGTATATGCGGGGGTTGATATCTCCGTTGGAGCGGAAGAACGGGTGGACGCTGGCGGAGGAGGCCGGTCATGCGGGTCCGGACCGGATCCACCGGCTGCTGAACCGGATCGACTGGGACGCGGATGAGGTCCTGGGCGATGTGCGGGGCTATGTGGTCGAGCATCTCGGCGATCCGGAGGCGGTGTTGATCGTGGACGACACCGGGTTCTTGAAGAAGGGTGTCCGCTCGGCCGGGGTTCAGCGCCAGTATTCCGGGACCGCCGGGCGGACGGAGAACTCCCAGATCGGGGTCTTCCTCGCCTATGCCGGCCGTCGTGGCCGCACGCTGATCGACCGCCGCCTGTATCTCCCCGCCTCGTGGACGGATGACCGGGATCGCTGCCGGGCCGCAGGCATCGCGGATGACGTCGCCTTCGAGACGAAGGTCGTCACCGCGAAGGCGATGGTCCGCAAGGCGATTGCGGACAAGGTCCCCTTCCGGTGGGTGACCGCCGATGCCGCCTACGGATTCTCCAAGGGCTGGCGGTCCGAGCTCGAGCGGGCCGATGTCTTCCATGTCATGGCTACCACCCGGCACGACACCGTCGTCACCCGCTGGGCCATCGACCACCCTGTCCACGACCTGTTTCCCGGCTTGTCCCGGCAGAAGTGGAAACGCCGTTCCTGCGGAAACGGGGCTCACGGCCCAAGGGTCTACGACTGGGCGAGGGTCGAGGTCCGTCCATGGCACCGCGAGGACCGCCGGCACTGGGTGATCGCCCGCCGCAGCGTGAGCCGACCCCAAGAGATCTCCTACTACATCGCTTACTGCCCCGCGGAGACCACCCTCGACGAGCTCATCCATGTCGCCGGCAGCCGGTGGGCGGTCGAGGAATGCTTCCAGAGTGCGAAGCAGGAATGCGGCCTGGACGACTACCAGGTCCGCCGTTACGACGGCTGGCACCGGCACATGACCCTCGCGATGGCAGCCCACGCCTGCCTCACCGTCCTGAAGGCCCGCTCGTCCGACATAGGGAAAGCAGAAACGGATCCTCCCAGCTCATACCCCTCACCCTCCCCGAAATCCGACGGCTGA